A single region of the Lactobacillus xylocopicola genome encodes:
- a CDS encoding lysylphosphatidylglycerol synthase transmembrane domain-containing protein, whose protein sequence is MNKKHLWGIAVVLLISGGVLYAELKGTPVTQLLKAAQSINPVALVLVFALMLLSYLFEASILAVLAQRKDEPKRSKWSFVRIPLIQALFNAITPMSTGGQPSQLAAMVQMGVEGGRATSLLLMKFIIYQIVVFLSYVVTIITGFHLVATRFSGLAIFIAIGFLLHVSSIVFLLAILFAYNWTKRAANWLMDILAKLVKAERVEGWRQNTLEKIDTFYHESQKLKREKKKLLLSSLLTVLQLLCFYSVPYMVLVALQVPASWASVTQMNIMIIMFMAIVPIPGASGGAEYSFQTLFATFISSSGTLVLGMFLWRFVTYFMGMILGIFGWIIKPQKITSPPND, encoded by the coding sequence GTTACCCAATTACTTAAAGCTGCCCAAAGTATTAATCCAGTCGCTCTGGTACTGGTTTTTGCATTGATGTTGTTGTCATACTTATTTGAAGCAAGCATCTTGGCTGTCTTAGCTCAACGCAAGGATGAACCGAAACGTTCAAAGTGGTCCTTTGTGCGGATACCACTAATTCAGGCCTTGTTCAATGCTATTACCCCAATGTCAACTGGTGGTCAGCCCTCGCAGCTGGCAGCAATGGTCCAAATGGGGGTTGAAGGTGGTCGTGCAACGTCACTGCTGCTAATGAAATTTATTATTTATCAGATTGTGGTTTTTTTAAGCTATGTGGTAACAATTATTACAGGTTTTCACCTAGTTGCTACTAGGTTTTCCGGTCTGGCGATTTTTATTGCTATTGGTTTTTTGCTTCATGTCAGTTCAATTGTCTTTTTACTGGCAATTTTGTTTGCCTACAATTGGACCAAACGGGCGGCAAATTGGTTAATGGATATCTTAGCTAAGCTGGTTAAGGCGGAGCGCGTGGAAGGCTGGCGCCAAAACACCCTTGAAAAAATTGATACTTTTTATCATGAAAGTCAAAAACTCAAACGCGAAAAAAAGAAGCTGCTGTTGAGTAGCTTGTTAACGGTACTGCAACTGCTATGCTTTTATTCTGTTCCCTATATGGTGCTCGTGGCGCTGCAAGTGCCGGCCAGCTGGGCAAGTGTCACACAAATGAATATCATGATTATCATGTTTATGGCAATTGTGCCTATCCCAGGTGCCTCGGGTGGCGCCGAATATAGTTTTCAAACGCTTTTTGCAACCTTTATTTCATCGTCCGGTACGCTAGTTTTGGGGATGTTCTTATGGCGGTTTGTCACCTACTTTATGGGCATGATTCTAGGTATCTTTGGTTGGATCATCAAACCGCAGAAAATCACTAGTCCACCAAATGATTAA
- a CDS encoding LTA synthase family protein encodes MIRTKSYLHWLTKTKFGFFTIVLLSFWLKSYAIYLTKFNLGAVGPMQNFLLLVNPLPAAMLLLGIGLFFNGRKSYWIIVIIDIILSLWLFANILYYREFSNFLSMSIIKTSGSTADNLGKSIAGITQASDFLVFLDLLVIVGLMVGKVIQYDLRPLKLKFTVLVEGLALALMGVNLLMAEKDRSGLLTRTFDNSYIVKYLGINEYAVYDGFKTAQTSEQMAKANVSDLHSVKKYLKINYVKPNSNYTGVAKGKNVMVIHLESFQQFLIGYKWKGKEVTPNINKLYHSRNTLSFANFYNQVGQGKTSDAEMMLENSLYGLQSGSAMSSYGTSNTFESAPAILHQQGGYTTAVMHGGAGSFWNRNNAYKQFGYQYFMPLSYYQNKPEYYVGYGLKDKIFFSQSIKYIERLPQPFYLKLITVTNHYPYELDKKNQSIAPTDTGDETVDGYVQTARYLDQAVGELLAWMKKTGLDKKTLLVFYGDHYGISGNHHKASAELLKQDDFTNFDNLKFQRVPLMFHMKGLKGGIKQTYGGEIDVLPTLLNLLGVNNKNTIQFGHDLLSSAAPQVVAQRNGDFITPKYAKVGGTYYDTKTGDELVDPNPKVRAQLVGLSNQVTTELSLSDRVIAGNLLRFYKPKWFKKVKTQDYDYNSEKALHQLYAKDKNSLWAKNHRKSTQKDFKTDAPELKK; translated from the coding sequence ATGATACGGACCAAGTCTTATCTGCATTGGTTGACCAAAACTAAATTTGGCTTTTTTACCATTGTTTTATTAAGCTTTTGGCTCAAAAGCTATGCGATTTACTTAACCAAGTTTAACTTAGGAGCGGTTGGGCCGATGCAGAATTTTCTGTTGCTGGTCAACCCTCTGCCAGCAGCAATGTTGCTGTTGGGAATTGGACTTTTCTTTAATGGACGTAAGTCATATTGGATTATAGTTATTATTGATATCATCTTAAGTTTGTGGCTGTTTGCCAATATCCTGTATTATCGAGAATTTTCCAACTTTTTATCGATGTCGATTATTAAGACGTCCGGTTCAACTGCCGATAATCTGGGTAAGAGTATTGCTGGTATTACCCAAGCCAGTGATTTTCTAGTCTTTCTTGATCTGCTTGTCATTGTTGGTCTAATGGTTGGTAAGGTAATTCAATATGACCTGCGCCCGTTAAAGCTGAAATTCACCGTACTGGTTGAAGGTTTGGCGCTTGCTCTAATGGGCGTTAACTTGCTGATGGCCGAAAAAGATCGGTCGGGCCTGTTGACGCGCACTTTTGACAATAGTTATATCGTCAAATACTTGGGTATCAACGAGTACGCTGTCTATGACGGTTTTAAGACTGCTCAAACAAGTGAGCAGATGGCCAAGGCTAACGTATCTGACCTGCATTCGGTTAAAAAGTATTTGAAAATCAACTATGTCAAGCCTAATTCCAACTATACTGGCGTGGCCAAAGGCAAGAATGTCATGGTTATCCACCTGGAAAGTTTTCAGCAGTTTTTAATTGGTTACAAGTGGAAAGGCAAAGAGGTTACCCCGAACATAAATAAGCTCTATCATTCCCGAAATACGCTTAGTTTTGCTAACTTTTACAATCAAGTAGGACAGGGTAAGACTTCGGATGCGGAAATGATGTTGGAAAATTCCCTCTATGGCCTGCAGTCTGGCTCAGCTATGTCCAGTTATGGAACGTCAAACACATTTGAAAGTGCACCGGCTATTCTGCACCAACAGGGTGGTTATACTACGGCGGTAATGCATGGTGGTGCGGGTTCTTTTTGGAACCGCAATAATGCGTACAAACAGTTTGGCTACCAGTATTTCATGCCGCTGTCCTATTATCAGAACAAGCCGGAATATTATGTTGGTTATGGCCTAAAAGACAAAATCTTTTTCTCCCAGTCAATCAAGTACATTGAACGTTTGCCGCAGCCGTTTTATCTTAAACTGATTACGGTAACTAACCATTATCCGTATGAGTTGGATAAGAAGAATCAGTCGATTGCTCCAACAGATACAGGTGATGAGACGGTTGATGGTTATGTTCAGACCGCCCGTTACTTAGATCAGGCTGTGGGCGAGCTCCTTGCCTGGATGAAGAAGACGGGGCTTGATAAAAAGACGTTGCTAGTTTTTTACGGTGACCACTATGGCATTTCAGGTAACCACCACAAAGCTAGCGCAGAACTGCTCAAGCAAGATGACTTTACCAATTTTGATAATTTGAAGTTTCAACGAGTACCGCTGATGTTCCATATGAAGGGGTTAAAAGGTGGCATTAAGCAAACCTATGGTGGTGAAATTGATGTGTTGCCTACGCTGCTCAACTTGCTAGGGGTTAACAACAAAAATACCATCCAATTTGGGCATGACTTGTTAAGCAGTGCTGCACCGCAAGTTGTTGCTCAGCGTAACGGTGACTTTATAACGCCCAAGTATGCTAAAGTGGGCGGAACTTATTATGATACCAAAACGGGTGATGAGCTGGTTGACCCCAACCCCAAAGTGCGGGCCCAGTTAGTTGGTTTATCTAACCAGGTGACTACCGAGCTATCTTTGTCAGACCGAGTGATTGCAGGCAACCTCCTGCGCTTTTATAAGCCAAAGTGGTTTAAGAAAGTTAAAACTCAGGATTATGACTATAATAGCGAAAAGGCGTTGCACCAGTTATATGCTAAGGACAAAAATTCCTTGTGGGCGAAGAACCACCGAAAGTCAACTCAGAAGGACTTTAAGACTGATGCGCCAGAGTTAAAGAAATAA
- the secG gene encoding preprotein translocase subunit SecG has product MYNLFMTLLIIVSVLIVIATMMQPQKQQDALNALSGGAVFSGQTKKRGFEAFMEKVTAGLLVLFFIFAIVLAYLSSK; this is encoded by the coding sequence TTGTATAACTTATTTATGACGCTACTAATTATTGTTTCGGTTTTAATCGTAATTGCAACAATGATGCAGCCGCAGAAGCAGCAAGATGCACTGAATGCCCTATCTGGCGGTGCAGTGTTTAGTGGCCAGACAAAGAAACGTGGTTTTGAAGCATTTATGGAGAAGGTAACAGCAGGGTTACTGGTACTATTTTTCATTTTTGCTATTGTACTGGCTTACTTGTCTTCAAAATAG
- the rnr gene encoding ribonuclease R, whose translation MAQNENILANVLEIFRRNPKKQYQVEEIDRMLRRDRLGSFTDMVKALAFLEQEKKIITDGKGHYQLAQENIEEAGCFKANSKGFGFVKLEDEDADDVFIARDYTGSALDGDQVRIKITTGGNPWNGKGPEGHVEAVIERGVKDIVGEFHPLTDAQVKVSHFIGYVLSTNKKLADYRVYVGENGLRPQKGDIAKVSLTVYPGKDNPDTMAGVVTEIIGNKNMPGVDIMAIVSSHDVRTEWDEAAMEQANAIPDHVTPAEIGDREDIRDQATVTIDGDDSKDFDDAVVLWKMANGNYHLGVHIADVAHYIKEKTPLDQEAFTRGNSTYLVDRVIPMLPFRLSNGICSLNEGEDRLVLSCEMEITPAGERVAYRIHPSVMRSHGRLTYHNVNQVLDPENHEQLAPKYVKLQAMLQDMADLHNILYKKRHQRGAIDFEEPEAKIVVDDQGKPTDIVLHNRGIAEKMIESFMLMANETVAEDFYRKHVPFLYRVHETPDGERIKNFFEFCSAFGLQITADPNHVKPVDLQKVVAKTTGTPEEAVVQMMMLRSLKQAHYSEEPLGHFGLAAKYYTHFTSPIRRYSDLMVHRMIHEYGEQGTSKKVQDHFASALPEVADQTSTQERVSVDTEREVNDLKMTEYMANQVGEHFDAVVASVTSFGMFIQLPNTVEGLIHISNLTDDFYSFNEKSMTLTGRGTHKQYRVGMPIKVTLTTANVEQHQLDFEVYDPNAPKKGADSQGHHGRRHDGGRNDRNHRSGNRRGGQGNGNHPHFSKYKR comes from the coding sequence ATGGCCCAAAACGAGAATATTTTAGCTAATGTTTTAGAAATTTTTCGTCGAAATCCCAAAAAACAATATCAAGTTGAAGAAATAGACCGGATGCTCAGGCGAGATCGCCTTGGGTCTTTTACCGATATGGTAAAAGCGCTCGCCTTTTTGGAACAAGAAAAGAAAATCATCACTGATGGCAAGGGGCACTACCAATTAGCTCAAGAGAATATTGAGGAAGCAGGGTGCTTTAAGGCCAATAGCAAGGGTTTTGGCTTTGTTAAGTTGGAAGATGAAGATGCCGATGATGTCTTCATTGCCAGAGATTATACTGGTTCTGCCCTTGATGGTGACCAGGTTCGAATCAAAATCACGACCGGAGGCAATCCTTGGAATGGTAAGGGTCCAGAAGGTCATGTCGAAGCGGTTATTGAACGTGGCGTGAAGGATATTGTCGGTGAATTTCATCCGCTGACAGATGCCCAGGTTAAGGTTAGTCACTTCATTGGCTATGTTTTGAGTACAAATAAAAAATTGGCGGACTATCGTGTATATGTCGGTGAAAATGGTTTAAGACCACAAAAAGGGGACATTGCCAAGGTTTCGCTTACCGTTTACCCAGGTAAGGACAATCCTGATACGATGGCCGGTGTGGTTACAGAAATCATTGGAAATAAAAATATGCCAGGCGTGGATATTATGGCGATTGTGTCGAGTCACGATGTCCGCACTGAATGGGACGAAGCAGCCATGGAGCAAGCTAATGCCATTCCGGACCACGTAACTCCAGCAGAAATCGGCGACCGCGAAGACATTAGAGATCAGGCTACAGTGACGATTGATGGCGATGATTCCAAAGACTTTGATGATGCCGTTGTTCTCTGGAAAATGGCCAACGGAAACTACCATTTAGGAGTTCACATTGCTGATGTTGCTCACTACATCAAGGAAAAAACTCCACTTGACCAAGAGGCCTTTACGCGGGGCAACAGTACTTACCTGGTCGATCGAGTAATTCCGATGCTACCATTTCGACTTTCCAACGGGATTTGCTCTTTGAACGAAGGTGAAGACCGCCTGGTCTTGTCTTGTGAAATGGAAATCACCCCAGCGGGTGAGCGGGTCGCCTACCGGATCCATCCATCTGTCATGCGGTCGCACGGCCGGTTAACCTATCATAATGTTAATCAGGTCTTAGATCCGGAAAATCATGAACAATTAGCGCCGAAGTATGTCAAATTACAGGCAATGCTGCAGGATATGGCTGATTTGCACAATATCCTGTATAAAAAGCGCCACCAACGTGGGGCAATTGACTTTGAAGAGCCAGAAGCAAAAATTGTTGTCGATGACCAGGGCAAGCCGACCGACATTGTGCTCCATAACCGGGGTATTGCTGAAAAGATGATTGAATCTTTTATGTTAATGGCTAATGAGACGGTCGCGGAGGACTTTTATCGAAAGCATGTACCGTTTCTGTATCGGGTCCATGAGACTCCAGACGGTGAGCGAATTAAGAACTTCTTTGAGTTCTGTAGTGCCTTTGGTCTGCAAATCACGGCCGACCCCAACCACGTTAAGCCAGTTGACTTGCAGAAGGTAGTTGCTAAGACAACGGGGACGCCAGAAGAAGCCGTTGTGCAAATGATGATGTTGCGTAGTCTAAAGCAGGCACATTATTCTGAAGAGCCCTTGGGGCACTTCGGCTTAGCCGCTAAATACTACACTCACTTTACCTCTCCCATTAGACGTTATTCCGACTTAATGGTTCACCGCATGATTCATGAGTACGGTGAGCAGGGAACAAGTAAAAAGGTTCAGGATCATTTCGCCAGTGCGCTGCCGGAAGTTGCTGACCAAACATCAACCCAGGAACGTGTTTCCGTTGACACTGAGCGTGAAGTGAATGACCTGAAGATGACTGAATACATGGCCAATCAGGTGGGAGAACACTTTGATGCGGTCGTGGCATCAGTTACTAGCTTTGGGATGTTTATCCAATTGCCCAATACGGTAGAGGGCCTGATTCATATCTCTAATCTAACCGATGACTTTTATAGCTTCAACGAGAAGAGTATGACGTTGACGGGTCGCGGGACACATAAACAATATCGGGTGGGGATGCCAATTAAGGTCACTCTTACTACTGCAAATGTAGAGCAGCATCAGCTTGATTTTGAAGTTTATGATCCTAATGCACCTAAAAAAGGAGCTGACTCGCAGGGGCATCATGGCCGGCGTCATGATGGCGGGCGCAATGACCGTAATCATCGCAGTGGCAACCGCCGGGGCGGACAGGGCAATGGTAATCATCCTCACTTCAGTAAGTATAAGCGTTAG
- the smpB gene encoding SsrA-binding protein SmpB has translation MKKEHNENLIAQNKKAHHDYFIKETFEAGIALTGTEIKSVRARHISLRDGYVQIINGSAFLENVHISEYKQGNRYNHEPVRQRRLLLHKKEITRLTKEQAERGIAVIPLKVYLKHGFAKVLIGVGQGKKKYDKRETIKKRDQERELRRQYKV, from the coding sequence GTGAAGAAAGAACATAATGAGAACTTAATTGCTCAAAACAAAAAAGCACATCATGATTATTTCATTAAAGAAACTTTCGAGGCGGGAATTGCGTTAACCGGTACCGAAATAAAATCTGTGCGGGCCCGGCATATTAGCTTACGTGATGGTTACGTCCAGATTATTAATGGTTCTGCCTTTTTGGAGAATGTGCACATTAGTGAATATAAGCAGGGTAACCGCTATAACCATGAACCAGTTCGTCAGCGCCGGCTACTGCTGCACAAGAAAGAAATTACGCGTTTAACTAAGGAACAAGCTGAACGTGGCATCGCTGTTATTCCGCTTAAAGTCTACCTTAAGCATGGTTTTGCTAAGGTATTGATTGGGGTAGGCCAAGGAAAGAAAAAGTACGATAAAAGAGAAACGATTAAAAAGCGCGACCAGGAACGAGAGCTGCGTCGACAGTATAAAGTATAA
- a CDS encoding nitroreductase yields the protein MEFNDVYRNERVTRKFTNRKVNEKLLAKIIMQAQQSPSLLNSQPWKAYMVTGGALKDLKQAVKQQIADEVEPHEDFAPTLDLNWDSYPSQNMAAVGASQPYFFNNKIDLFKDANDTMFNAQDVVFLTIPKSSPYWSVFDLGIFSQSIMLLAINEGLAVMPAHSIVAYPELARKYGQIPDDELVGMAIGLGFADKSAEVNDPKYIPARLPFEKIYKLVK from the coding sequence ATGGAATTTAATGATGTATACCGTAATGAACGCGTAACACGCAAATTTACCAATCGCAAGGTCAATGAGAAGTTACTGGCGAAAATTATTATGCAGGCCCAGCAATCGCCCTCATTGCTCAATTCGCAGCCTTGGAAGGCTTATATGGTGACTGGTGGGGCGCTTAAGGACCTGAAGCAAGCTGTAAAGCAACAAATTGCCGATGAGGTTGAACCGCATGAAGATTTTGCCCCAACGCTTGATCTTAATTGGGATTCGTATCCCAGTCAGAATATGGCTGCAGTGGGGGCATCCCAACCCTACTTTTTCAATAATAAAATTGACTTATTCAAAGATGCTAACGATACGATGTTTAATGCGCAAGATGTCGTTTTCTTGACTATTCCAAAATCTTCTCCGTATTGGTCAGTCTTTGACTTGGGCATCTTTTCGCAGAGTATCATGCTTTTGGCAATTAATGAAGGTCTGGCCGTGATGCCAGCCCATTCAATCGTAGCTTATCCAGAATTGGCCCGCAAATACGGTCAAATTCCGGACGATGAGCTTGTCGGGATGGCAATTGGATTGGGCTTTGCGGATAAGTCGGCGGAAGTGAACGACCCTAAATACATTCCAGCGCGTCTGCCTTTTGAAAAAATTTACAAATTAGTTAAGTAA
- a CDS encoding hemolysin family protein: MNTPQLAANLIATLVIFVFAAFFVAAEFALVQTRSSQLEDMLSNHLGNQRKVKRALLMVQNLNEYLSTTQVGTTLVGVVLGWFSAETFAGLFERLLVMLHLNQSVLRSVSAILGVILLTYLEVVVTEIVPKNIAIDMPVKILLKIVTPLQFFHTLVYPFVWLLNSSSNLLLKMLGFDSADEENEVYSQSEIIKLSRKAVHGGALDKNDLTYMKRAFELNDKVAKDIMTDRTRLMVINAADTIKQALKLYLKAGSSRLPVVRDHNKDDIVGYIYAFDVVQQSQIDATVPVTRIIRTIITVPESMPIQDILHLMINKHTPIVLVVDEYGGTSGLVTDKDIYEELFGTVKDEIDDVSDDYIIKNEDGNIRVSGKTTLYDFERYFRKDLESFQNSDIITIGGYMMEHYPDLKENEAVELENFEFKLASIEQGFMRWFVVKPLGQDKEAKTE; the protein is encoded by the coding sequence TTGAATACTCCCCAATTAGCTGCTAATTTGATAGCAACTTTGGTAATTTTTGTTTTTGCTGCTTTTTTTGTAGCGGCGGAATTTGCGTTAGTCCAGACCAGGTCAAGCCAACTTGAAGACATGCTGAGCAACCACCTGGGCAACCAGCGTAAAGTTAAACGTGCCTTGTTGATGGTCCAAAATTTAAATGAATACTTGTCGACTACCCAGGTTGGTACTACCCTTGTCGGGGTAGTTTTGGGTTGGTTTTCGGCTGAAACTTTTGCTGGATTGTTTGAACGGCTACTAGTCATGCTGCACTTGAACCAGTCTGTTCTGCGTTCGGTTAGTGCCATTTTAGGGGTGATTTTGTTAACCTATTTAGAAGTGGTGGTTACCGAAATAGTACCTAAAAATATTGCGATTGACATGCCGGTGAAGATATTGTTAAAGATTGTCACTCCACTGCAGTTTTTTCACACATTGGTTTATCCATTTGTGTGGCTACTCAACTCCAGCTCCAATCTTCTTTTAAAAATGCTGGGCTTTGATTCAGCTGATGAAGAAAATGAAGTTTATTCACAATCTGAAATTATCAAATTATCACGCAAAGCCGTGCACGGTGGCGCACTGGATAAGAATGATCTGACCTACATGAAGCGGGCTTTTGAACTCAATGATAAGGTAGCCAAGGACATTATGACGGATCGGACCAGGCTAATGGTCATTAATGCTGCCGATACGATTAAGCAGGCCCTGAAGCTCTACCTAAAAGCAGGTTCTAGCCGGTTGCCCGTTGTGCGTGATCATAACAAGGATGATATTGTTGGTTACATTTATGCTTTTGATGTGGTCCAACAAAGCCAAATTGATGCTACAGTACCAGTTACTAGGATAATTAGGACAATAATTACGGTGCCTGAATCGATGCCGATTCAGGACATTCTGCATTTGATGATTAATAAGCATACGCCCATTGTTTTGGTGGTAGATGAATATGGTGGGACAAGCGGTCTGGTTACCGATAAGGATATCTACGAGGAACTGTTCGGAACGGTTAAAGATGAGATCGATGATGTTTCGGACGATTACATTATCAAAAACGAAGATGGTAACATACGGGTATCTGGTAAAACCACCCTTTATGACTTTGAACGGTATTTCCGCAAGGACCTAGAGAGCTTTCAAAATAGCGATATTATTACTATTGGTGGTTATATGATGGAACATTATCCGGACTTAAAGGAAAATGAAGCGGTTGAACTTGAGAATTTTGAATTTAAGTTAGCTAGCATAGAGCAGGGCTTTATGCGCTGGTTTGTCGTTAAGCCTTTAGGCCAAGACAAAGAGGCTAAAACGGAATAG
- the hpt gene encoding hypoxanthine phosphoribosyltransferase: MPKNDNINNIIDHKLFTEDDIHAMCVKLGRQLTTDYAGKKPLVVGALKGAIFFLTDLVREMDVKEEIDFLDVSSYGDSLESTGKVKLISDLVTDVQGRDVLIVEDIVDTGLTLKYMKDLLKKRGARSVKCCVLLNKESRRRVDVEIEYYGSTVHNEFVVGYGLDFMGYYRNLRYIGVLKAEFIKLANNK; encoded by the coding sequence ATGCCGAAGAACGACAATATTAATAACATTATTGATCATAAATTGTTTACCGAAGATGACATCCATGCAATGTGTGTCAAGTTGGGCAGGCAACTAACCACTGATTATGCCGGAAAGAAGCCGCTAGTTGTCGGTGCGCTTAAGGGGGCAATTTTCTTTTTAACCGACCTGGTACGTGAAATGGATGTTAAAGAAGAAATCGATTTTCTTGATGTTTCCAGTTACGGTGACTCATTAGAATCAACCGGGAAAGTTAAACTGATCTCCGATTTGGTGACTGATGTCCAGGGACGTGATGTGCTGATTGTCGAAGATATTGTTGACACTGGCCTAACGCTGAAATACATGAAAGATTTGCTTAAAAAACGGGGGGCCCGCTCCGTTAAATGCTGCGTCCTCCTTAACAAGGAATCTAGGCGCAGGGTTGATGTTGAGATTGAATACTACGGCTCAACCGTCCATAACGAATTTGTAGTTGGTTACGGTCTGGACTTCATGGGCTACTACCGCAATTTGCGCTATATAGGTGTCTTAAAGGCAGAATTCATCAAGTTAGCCAACAACAAATAA